In Montipora capricornis isolate CH-2021 chromosome 4, ASM3666992v2, whole genome shotgun sequence, the DNA window TACGAAAGAAATCGTGATAAGATATTTCCTAGTGAAGGAGGaccaccaaaaaaaaagaaaaaaggaacagCTAAAAAGAAGACTGTGCAAGAAATGGTGGCTGAGGCAATTGGAGGATCTGGGCAGCAGTCCACTGATGATAACAACAAAGAAGAATGTTGCAACAAGTCAACAACTGAAATAATACTGGAGGTAGAATTAGATCAAGCCAGGGAGGACCTTCAGGacatgcaagaaaaagaaagctacACACAAAAACACTACACAGTTTCAGAACTGAGTGCAGATGTGCTTAGAATGGAAACAGGGCTTCCGACGAAAGAAATTTTTAACATTGTAGTACTTCATGCTTTAAGGTTCAAAGATTGTATTGTTTATTATTCTGGTTGGAAAGTAGAGTCCATTAAGTTTGAGGATCAGATTTTAGTTACTTTAATGAAACTCAGACAAAATTATACCAACCTACACCTTGCACAGCTTTTTAGCTGCAGTGTTGCAACAATAGCTAATATTGTCACCACTTTCATTCACGTTTTGCACTCTATATTGTTTCATGACATCATGACAACCATTCCATCTAGGGAAAAAAATGTGTTATGTGCACCATCTTCGTTTTCTGATTTTACTTCTTGTAGAATTGTCATCGATTGTACTGATGTGGAGATTGCAACCCCAGGGTTAATGAGTCAGCAAAATGCTACTTATTCCAGCTACAGGGGTATGAACTCATTCAAAGTAATTGTTGGGGTAGCACCAAATGCAGTGATAACTTTTGTTAGCAAACTGTACCCTGGGTCCATTTCTGATAAAGCCATAGTACAACAGTCAGGTCTGTTGAACCATCTTGTTCCAGGGGACATGGTTTTGGCTGACAAAGGCTTTCTTATTCAGGATATTTTGCCAAATGATGTTTCTCTCAACATTCCACCTTTTTTGAATAATGGTGTTTTCACTGAAAGtgaagcaaagaaaacaaaatctaTTGCCAGAGCAAGGATCCATGTGGAGAGGGCAAATGCAAGGTTaaaggatttcaaaattttaactttcatcCCATATTATTTAAGATGTTATGCTGATGTTATTTTTCAGTTATGTGGTGCACTGGTTAACTTACAATTTCCACTTATCAAAGAGGGGTGTGAGGGAACAGAGTTTGAGTAATCTAAGTACAAAAAGGATGTTTGCCTGTTATCagttaacaaaattaatatattgGTCAT includes these proteins:
- the LOC138044650 gene encoding uncharacterized protein, coding for MVYCFAPTCSHSSESHTCKFFAFPSDKKDKDQYKRWIRLIRRKDREPSKHSRVCSCHFMDGNKLYGPTIYERNRDKIFPSEGGPPKKKKKGTAKKKTVQEMVAEAIGGSGQQSTDDNNKEECCNKSTTEIILEVELDQAREDLQDMQEKESYTQKHYTVSELSADVLRMETGLPTKEIFNIVVLHALRFKDCIVYYSGWKVESIKFEDQILVTLMKLRQNYTNLHLAQLFSCSVATIANIVTTFIHVLHSILFHDIMTTIPSREKNVLCAPSSFSDFTSCRIVIDCTDVEIATPGLMSQQNATYSSYRGMNSFKVIVGVAPNAVITFVSKLYPGSISDKAIVQQSGLLNHLVPGDMVLADKGFLIQDILPNDVSLNIPPFLNNGVFTESEAKKTKSIARARIHVERANARLKDFKILTFIPYYLRCYADVIFQLCGALVNLQFPLIKEGCEGTEFE